The following proteins are encoded in a genomic region of Jaculus jaculus isolate mJacJac1 chromosome 13, mJacJac1.mat.Y.cur, whole genome shotgun sequence:
- the Ap1b1 gene encoding AP-1 complex subunit beta-1 isoform X2 gives MTDSKYFTTTKKGEIFELKAELNSDKKEKKKEAVKKVIASMTVGKDVSALFPDVVNCMQTDNLELKKLVYLYLMNYAKSQPDMAIMAVNTFVKDCEDPNPLIRALAVRTMGCIRVDKITEYLCEPLRKCLKDEDPYVRKTAAVCVAKLHDINAQLVEDQGFLDTLKDLISDSNPMVVANAVAALSEIAESHPSSNLLDLNPQSINKLLTALNECTEWGQIFILDCLANYTPKDDREAQSICERVTPRLSHANSAVVLSAVKVLMKFMEMLSKDLDYYGTLLKKLAPPLVTLLSAEPELQYVALRNINLIVQKRPEILKHEMKVFFVKYNDPIYVKLEKLDIMIRLASQANIAQVLAELREYATEVDVDFVRKAVRAIGRCAIKVEQSAERCVSTLLDLIQTKVNYVVQEAIVVIKDIFRKYPNKYESVIATLCENLDSLDEPEARAAMIWIVGEYAERIDNADELLESFLEGFHDESTQVQLQLLTAIVKLFLKKPTETQELVQQVLSLATQDSDNPDLRDRGYIYWRLLSTDPVAAKEVVLAEKPLISEETDLIEPTLLDELICYIGTLASVYHKPPSAFVEGGRGVVHKSLPPRTASNESTESPEAPPAGAAPGEQPDVIPAQGDLLGDLLNLDLGPPVSGPPLAASSVQMGAVDLLGGGLDSLMGDEPEGIGDTNFGAPPAAAPAPARLGAPISSGLSDLFDLTSGVGTLSGSYVAPKAVWLPAMKAKGLEISGTFTRQVGSISMDLQLTNKALQVMTDFAIQFNRNSFGLAPAAPLQVHAPLSPNQTVEISLPLNTVGSVMKMEPLNNLQVAVKNSIDVFYFSTLYPLHILFVEDGKMDRQMFLATWKDIPNENEAQFQIRDCPLNAEAVSSKLQSSNVFTIAKRTVEGQDMLYQSLKLTNGIWVLAELRVQPGNPNLTLSLKCRAPEVSQHVYQAYETILKN, from the exons ATGACCGACTCAAAATACTTCACCACGACCAAAAAAG GGGAGATCTTCGAGCTGAAGGCAGAGCTCAACAGtgacaagaaggagaagaagaaggaagccGTAAAGAAAGTGATCGCATCAATGACTGTAGGCAAAGATGTCAG TGCCCTCTTCCCCGATGTGGTGAACTGCATGCAGACGGACAACCTAGAGCTAAAGAAACTGGTGTACCTGTACTTGATGAACTATGCAAAGAGTCAGCCCGACATGGCCATTATGGCCGTCAACACCTTTGTGAAG GACTGTGAGGACCCCAATCCTCTCATCCGAGCCCTGGCTGTGAGGACCATGGGCTGCATCCGAGTTGACAAGATCACAGAGTACTTGTGCGAGCCACTCCGGAAGTGCCTGAAGGATGAGGACCCTTATGTGCGCAAGACAGCAGCTGTATGTGTGGCCAAGCTGCATGACATCAATGCCCAGCTGGTAGAGGACCAGGGCTTCCTGGACACCCTTAAAGACCTCATCTCTGACTCTAACCCCATG GTAGTGGCAAATGCAGTGGCTGCCCTCTCAGAGATTGCAGAGTCTCACCCCAGCAGCAACCTGCTTGACCTGAACCCACAGTCCATCAACAAACTACTGACAGCCCTGAACGAGTGCACTGAGTGGGGCCAGATCTTCATTCTGGACTGTTTGGCCAACTACACGCCCAAGGACGACCGTGAGGCCCAGAG CATCTGTGAGCGGGTCACTCCCAGGCTCTCCCATGCCAACTCGGCAGTGGTGCTGTCTGCTGTGAAGGTACTCATGAAGTTCATGGAGATGCTGTCCAAGGACCTGGACTACTATGGCACCCTGCTCAAGAAGCTGGCCCCGCCGCTGGTCACCCTGCTGTCGGCAGAGCCAGAACTGCAGTATGTCGCCCTGCGCAACATCAACCTCATTGTGCAGAAAAG GCCTGAGATCTTGAAGCATGAGATGAAGGTCTTCTTTGTGAAGTACAATGACCCCATCTACGTGAAGCTGGAGAAGTTGGACATCATGATCCGCCTGGCCTCCCAGGCCAACATCGCCCAG GTGTTGGCAGAACTCAGGGAGTATGCTACAGAGGTGGATGTAGATTTTGTACGGAAGGCTGTGCGCGCCATTGGCCGCTGCGCCATCAAGGTGGAG CAATCTGCAGAGCGCTGCGTGAGCACGCTGCTCGATCTCATCCAGACCAAGGTCAACTACGTCGTACAGGAAGCCATTGTGGTCATCAAGGACATCTTCCGGAAGTACCCCAACAA GTATGAGAGTGTGATTGCCACACTGTGCGAGAACTTGGACTCCCTGGATGAGCCTGAGGCCCGGGCAGCTATGATCTGGATTGTGGGCGAGTATGCTGAGCGGATTGACAATGCAGATGAGCTGCTGGAAAGCTTCCTTGAGGGCTTCCATGACGAGAGCACACAG GTCCAGCTGCAGCTGCTGACAGCCATTGTGAAACTCTTTTTGAAGAAGCCAACAGAGACCCAGGAGCTGGTGCAGCAGGTCCTCAGTTTGGCCACTCAG GACTCAGACAATCCAGACCTTCGGGACCGTGGCTACATCTACTGGCGCCTGCTCTCCACGGACCCTGTGGCTGCCAAGGAGGTGGTGCTGGCTGAGAAGCCTCTCATCTCCGAGGAGACAGACCTCATTGAGCCCACACTGCTAGATGAGCTCATCTGCTACATTGGCACACTGGCCTCTGTGTACCATAAGCCACCCAGCGCCTTTGTGGAGGGCGGCCGGGGTGTGGTGCACAAGAGCCTGCCGCCCCGCACTGCCTC GAATGAGAGCACAGAGAGCCCCGAGGCACCCCCTGCTGGAGCAGCCCCTGGCGAGCAACCAGATGTCATCCCTGCCCAGGGTGACCTGCTGGGTGACCTCCTCAACCTGGACCTTGGCCCTCCTGTGAGCGGCCCACCCCTGGCTGCATCCTCAGTGCAGATGGGAGCTGTAGACCTTCTTGGAGGTGGCCTTGACAGCCTG ATGGGGGATGAGCCTGAAGGG ATCGGGGATACCAACTTTGGGGCAcccccagcagcagcaccagcaccAGCCAGACTAGGTGCACCCATCAGCAGCGGCCTGAGTGACCTCTTTGACCTGACTAGTGGTGTGGGCACCCTATCAGGATCCTATGTAGCTCCCAAAGCT GTCTGGCTCCCCGCCATGAAAGCTAAAGGCCTGGAGATCTCAGGCACCTTCACCCGCCAGGTAGGCTCCATCTCCATGGACTTGCAGCTGACCAACAAGGCTCTTCAGGTCATGACAGACTTTGCCATACAGTTCAACCGGAACAG CTTTGGCCTGGCCCCTGCGGCCccactccaagtgcatgcaccactcaGCCCCAACCAGACTGTGGAGATCTCCTTGCCTCTTAACACGGTGGGCTCAGTCATGAAGATGGAACCTCTGAACAACCTTCAG GTGGCTGTGAAGAACAGCATTGATGTCTTCTACTTCAGCACCTTGTACCCGCTGCACATCCTCTTCGTGGAGGACGGGAAGATGG ACCGGCAGATGTTCCTGGCCACGTGGAAAGATATTCCCAATGAGAATGAAGCCCAGTTCCAAATCAGAGACTGTCCCCTCAATGCAG AGGCCGTGAGCAGTAAGCTGCAGAGTAGTAACGTCTTCACCATCGCCAAGAGGACCGTTGAGGGCCAGGACATGCTCTACCAGTCCCTGAAGCTGACCAATGGCATCTGGGTGCTGGCAGAGCTGCGGGTCCAGCCAGGCAACCCCAACCTCACG CTGTCCTTGAAGTGTCGAGCACCAGAGGTTTCCCAGCACGTGTACCAGGCCTACGAGACCATCCTCAAGAACTGA
- the Ap1b1 gene encoding AP-1 complex subunit beta-1 isoform X4 → MTDSKYFTTTKKGEIFELKAELNSDKKEKKKEAVKKVIASMTVGKDVSALFPDVVNCMQTDNLELKKLVYLYLMNYAKSQPDMAIMAVNTFVKDCEDPNPLIRALAVRTMGCIRVDKITEYLCEPLRKCLKDEDPYVRKTAAVCVAKLHDINAQLVEDQGFLDTLKDLISDSNPMVVANAVAALSEIAESHPSSNLLDLNPQSINKLLTALNECTEWGQIFILDCLANYTPKDDREAQSICERVTPRLSHANSAVVLSAVKVLMKFMEMLSKDLDYYGTLLKKLAPPLVTLLSAEPELQYVALRNINLIVQKRPEILKHEMKVFFVKYNDPIYVKLEKLDIMIRLASQANIAQVLAELREYATEVDVDFVRKAVRAIGRCAIKVEQSAERCVSTLLDLIQTKVNYVVQEAIVVIKDIFRKYPNKYESVIATLCENLDSLDEPEARAAMIWIVGEYAERIDNADELLESFLEGFHDESTQVQLQLLTAIVKLFLKKPTETQELVQQVLSLATQDSDNPDLRDRGYIYWRLLSTDPVAAKEVVLAEKPLISEETDLIEPTLLDELICYIGTLASVYHKPPSAFVEGGRGVVHKSLPPRTASNESTESPEAPPAGAAPGEQPDVIPAQGDLLGDLLNLDLGPPVSGPPLAASSVQMGAVDLLGGGLDSLIGDTNFGAPPAAAPAPARLGAPISSGLSDLFDLTSGVGTLSGSYVAPKAVWLPAMKAKGLEISGTFTRQVGSISMDLQLTNKALQVMTDFAIQFNRNSFGLAPAAPLQVHAPLSPNQTVEISLPLNTVGSVMKMEPLNNLQVAVKNSIDVFYFSTLYPLHILFVEDGKMDRQMFLATWKDIPNENEAQFQIRDCPLNAEAVSSKLQSSNVFTIAKRTVEGQDMLYQSLKLTNGIWVLAELRVQPGNPNLTLSLKCRAPEVSQHVYQAYETILKN, encoded by the exons ATGACCGACTCAAAATACTTCACCACGACCAAAAAAG GGGAGATCTTCGAGCTGAAGGCAGAGCTCAACAGtgacaagaaggagaagaagaaggaagccGTAAAGAAAGTGATCGCATCAATGACTGTAGGCAAAGATGTCAG TGCCCTCTTCCCCGATGTGGTGAACTGCATGCAGACGGACAACCTAGAGCTAAAGAAACTGGTGTACCTGTACTTGATGAACTATGCAAAGAGTCAGCCCGACATGGCCATTATGGCCGTCAACACCTTTGTGAAG GACTGTGAGGACCCCAATCCTCTCATCCGAGCCCTGGCTGTGAGGACCATGGGCTGCATCCGAGTTGACAAGATCACAGAGTACTTGTGCGAGCCACTCCGGAAGTGCCTGAAGGATGAGGACCCTTATGTGCGCAAGACAGCAGCTGTATGTGTGGCCAAGCTGCATGACATCAATGCCCAGCTGGTAGAGGACCAGGGCTTCCTGGACACCCTTAAAGACCTCATCTCTGACTCTAACCCCATG GTAGTGGCAAATGCAGTGGCTGCCCTCTCAGAGATTGCAGAGTCTCACCCCAGCAGCAACCTGCTTGACCTGAACCCACAGTCCATCAACAAACTACTGACAGCCCTGAACGAGTGCACTGAGTGGGGCCAGATCTTCATTCTGGACTGTTTGGCCAACTACACGCCCAAGGACGACCGTGAGGCCCAGAG CATCTGTGAGCGGGTCACTCCCAGGCTCTCCCATGCCAACTCGGCAGTGGTGCTGTCTGCTGTGAAGGTACTCATGAAGTTCATGGAGATGCTGTCCAAGGACCTGGACTACTATGGCACCCTGCTCAAGAAGCTGGCCCCGCCGCTGGTCACCCTGCTGTCGGCAGAGCCAGAACTGCAGTATGTCGCCCTGCGCAACATCAACCTCATTGTGCAGAAAAG GCCTGAGATCTTGAAGCATGAGATGAAGGTCTTCTTTGTGAAGTACAATGACCCCATCTACGTGAAGCTGGAGAAGTTGGACATCATGATCCGCCTGGCCTCCCAGGCCAACATCGCCCAG GTGTTGGCAGAACTCAGGGAGTATGCTACAGAGGTGGATGTAGATTTTGTACGGAAGGCTGTGCGCGCCATTGGCCGCTGCGCCATCAAGGTGGAG CAATCTGCAGAGCGCTGCGTGAGCACGCTGCTCGATCTCATCCAGACCAAGGTCAACTACGTCGTACAGGAAGCCATTGTGGTCATCAAGGACATCTTCCGGAAGTACCCCAACAA GTATGAGAGTGTGATTGCCACACTGTGCGAGAACTTGGACTCCCTGGATGAGCCTGAGGCCCGGGCAGCTATGATCTGGATTGTGGGCGAGTATGCTGAGCGGATTGACAATGCAGATGAGCTGCTGGAAAGCTTCCTTGAGGGCTTCCATGACGAGAGCACACAG GTCCAGCTGCAGCTGCTGACAGCCATTGTGAAACTCTTTTTGAAGAAGCCAACAGAGACCCAGGAGCTGGTGCAGCAGGTCCTCAGTTTGGCCACTCAG GACTCAGACAATCCAGACCTTCGGGACCGTGGCTACATCTACTGGCGCCTGCTCTCCACGGACCCTGTGGCTGCCAAGGAGGTGGTGCTGGCTGAGAAGCCTCTCATCTCCGAGGAGACAGACCTCATTGAGCCCACACTGCTAGATGAGCTCATCTGCTACATTGGCACACTGGCCTCTGTGTACCATAAGCCACCCAGCGCCTTTGTGGAGGGCGGCCGGGGTGTGGTGCACAAGAGCCTGCCGCCCCGCACTGCCTC GAATGAGAGCACAGAGAGCCCCGAGGCACCCCCTGCTGGAGCAGCCCCTGGCGAGCAACCAGATGTCATCCCTGCCCAGGGTGACCTGCTGGGTGACCTCCTCAACCTGGACCTTGGCCCTCCTGTGAGCGGCCCACCCCTGGCTGCATCCTCAGTGCAGATGGGAGCTGTAGACCTTCTTGGAGGTGGCCTTGACAGCCTG ATCGGGGATACCAACTTTGGGGCAcccccagcagcagcaccagcaccAGCCAGACTAGGTGCACCCATCAGCAGCGGCCTGAGTGACCTCTTTGACCTGACTAGTGGTGTGGGCACCCTATCAGGATCCTATGTAGCTCCCAAAGCT GTCTGGCTCCCCGCCATGAAAGCTAAAGGCCTGGAGATCTCAGGCACCTTCACCCGCCAGGTAGGCTCCATCTCCATGGACTTGCAGCTGACCAACAAGGCTCTTCAGGTCATGACAGACTTTGCCATACAGTTCAACCGGAACAG CTTTGGCCTGGCCCCTGCGGCCccactccaagtgcatgcaccactcaGCCCCAACCAGACTGTGGAGATCTCCTTGCCTCTTAACACGGTGGGCTCAGTCATGAAGATGGAACCTCTGAACAACCTTCAG GTGGCTGTGAAGAACAGCATTGATGTCTTCTACTTCAGCACCTTGTACCCGCTGCACATCCTCTTCGTGGAGGACGGGAAGATGG ACCGGCAGATGTTCCTGGCCACGTGGAAAGATATTCCCAATGAGAATGAAGCCCAGTTCCAAATCAGAGACTGTCCCCTCAATGCAG AGGCCGTGAGCAGTAAGCTGCAGAGTAGTAACGTCTTCACCATCGCCAAGAGGACCGTTGAGGGCCAGGACATGCTCTACCAGTCCCTGAAGCTGACCAATGGCATCTGGGTGCTGGCAGAGCTGCGGGTCCAGCCAGGCAACCCCAACCTCACG CTGTCCTTGAAGTGTCGAGCACCAGAGGTTTCCCAGCACGTGTACCAGGCCTACGAGACCATCCTCAAGAACTGA
- the Ap1b1 gene encoding AP-1 complex subunit beta-1 isoform X3 has product MTDSKYFTTTKKGEIFELKAELNSDKKEKKKEAVKKVIASMTVGKDVSALFPDVVNCMQTDNLELKKLVYLYLMNYAKSQPDMAIMAVNTFVKDCEDPNPLIRALAVRTMGCIRVDKITEYLCEPLRKCLKDEDPYVRKTAAVCVAKLHDINAQLVEDQGFLDTLKDLISDSNPMVVANAVAALSEIAESHPSSNLLDLNPQSINKLLTALNECTEWGQIFILDCLANYTPKDDREAQSICERVTPRLSHANSAVVLSAVKVLMKFMEMLSKDLDYYGTLLKKLAPPLVTLLSAEPELQYVALRNINLIVQKRPEILKHEMKVFFVKYNDPIYVKLEKLDIMIRLASQANIAQVLAELREYATEVDVDFVRKAVRAIGRCAIKVEQSAERCVSTLLDLIQTKVNYVVQEAIVVIKDIFRKYPNKYESVIATLCENLDSLDEPEARAAMIWIVGEYAERIDNADELLESFLEGFHDESTQVQLQLLTAIVKLFLKKPTETQELVQQVLSLATQDSDNPDLRDRGYIYWRLLSTDPVAAKEVVLAEKPLISEETDLIEPTLLDELICYIGTLASVYHKPPSAFVEGGRGVVHKSLPPRTASNESTESPEAPPAGAAPGEQPDVIPAQGDLLGDLLNLDLGPPVSGPPLAASSVQMGAVDLLGGGLDSLIGDTNFGAPPAAAPAPARLGAPISSGLSDLFDLTSGVGTLSGSYVAPKAVWLPAMKAKGLEISGTFTRQVGSISMDLQLTNKALQVMTDFAIQFNRNSFGLAPAAPLQVHAPLSPNQTVEISLPLNTVGSVMKMEPLNNLQVAVKNSIDVFYFSTLYPLHILFVEDGKMDRQMFLATWKDIPNENEAQFQIRDCPLNAEAVSSKLQSSNVFTIAKRTVEGQDMLYQSLKLTNGIWVLAELRVQPGNPNLTDLELSLKCRAPEVSQHVYQAYETILKN; this is encoded by the exons ATGACCGACTCAAAATACTTCACCACGACCAAAAAAG GGGAGATCTTCGAGCTGAAGGCAGAGCTCAACAGtgacaagaaggagaagaagaaggaagccGTAAAGAAAGTGATCGCATCAATGACTGTAGGCAAAGATGTCAG TGCCCTCTTCCCCGATGTGGTGAACTGCATGCAGACGGACAACCTAGAGCTAAAGAAACTGGTGTACCTGTACTTGATGAACTATGCAAAGAGTCAGCCCGACATGGCCATTATGGCCGTCAACACCTTTGTGAAG GACTGTGAGGACCCCAATCCTCTCATCCGAGCCCTGGCTGTGAGGACCATGGGCTGCATCCGAGTTGACAAGATCACAGAGTACTTGTGCGAGCCACTCCGGAAGTGCCTGAAGGATGAGGACCCTTATGTGCGCAAGACAGCAGCTGTATGTGTGGCCAAGCTGCATGACATCAATGCCCAGCTGGTAGAGGACCAGGGCTTCCTGGACACCCTTAAAGACCTCATCTCTGACTCTAACCCCATG GTAGTGGCAAATGCAGTGGCTGCCCTCTCAGAGATTGCAGAGTCTCACCCCAGCAGCAACCTGCTTGACCTGAACCCACAGTCCATCAACAAACTACTGACAGCCCTGAACGAGTGCACTGAGTGGGGCCAGATCTTCATTCTGGACTGTTTGGCCAACTACACGCCCAAGGACGACCGTGAGGCCCAGAG CATCTGTGAGCGGGTCACTCCCAGGCTCTCCCATGCCAACTCGGCAGTGGTGCTGTCTGCTGTGAAGGTACTCATGAAGTTCATGGAGATGCTGTCCAAGGACCTGGACTACTATGGCACCCTGCTCAAGAAGCTGGCCCCGCCGCTGGTCACCCTGCTGTCGGCAGAGCCAGAACTGCAGTATGTCGCCCTGCGCAACATCAACCTCATTGTGCAGAAAAG GCCTGAGATCTTGAAGCATGAGATGAAGGTCTTCTTTGTGAAGTACAATGACCCCATCTACGTGAAGCTGGAGAAGTTGGACATCATGATCCGCCTGGCCTCCCAGGCCAACATCGCCCAG GTGTTGGCAGAACTCAGGGAGTATGCTACAGAGGTGGATGTAGATTTTGTACGGAAGGCTGTGCGCGCCATTGGCCGCTGCGCCATCAAGGTGGAG CAATCTGCAGAGCGCTGCGTGAGCACGCTGCTCGATCTCATCCAGACCAAGGTCAACTACGTCGTACAGGAAGCCATTGTGGTCATCAAGGACATCTTCCGGAAGTACCCCAACAA GTATGAGAGTGTGATTGCCACACTGTGCGAGAACTTGGACTCCCTGGATGAGCCTGAGGCCCGGGCAGCTATGATCTGGATTGTGGGCGAGTATGCTGAGCGGATTGACAATGCAGATGAGCTGCTGGAAAGCTTCCTTGAGGGCTTCCATGACGAGAGCACACAG GTCCAGCTGCAGCTGCTGACAGCCATTGTGAAACTCTTTTTGAAGAAGCCAACAGAGACCCAGGAGCTGGTGCAGCAGGTCCTCAGTTTGGCCACTCAG GACTCAGACAATCCAGACCTTCGGGACCGTGGCTACATCTACTGGCGCCTGCTCTCCACGGACCCTGTGGCTGCCAAGGAGGTGGTGCTGGCTGAGAAGCCTCTCATCTCCGAGGAGACAGACCTCATTGAGCCCACACTGCTAGATGAGCTCATCTGCTACATTGGCACACTGGCCTCTGTGTACCATAAGCCACCCAGCGCCTTTGTGGAGGGCGGCCGGGGTGTGGTGCACAAGAGCCTGCCGCCCCGCACTGCCTC GAATGAGAGCACAGAGAGCCCCGAGGCACCCCCTGCTGGAGCAGCCCCTGGCGAGCAACCAGATGTCATCCCTGCCCAGGGTGACCTGCTGGGTGACCTCCTCAACCTGGACCTTGGCCCTCCTGTGAGCGGCCCACCCCTGGCTGCATCCTCAGTGCAGATGGGAGCTGTAGACCTTCTTGGAGGTGGCCTTGACAGCCTG ATCGGGGATACCAACTTTGGGGCAcccccagcagcagcaccagcaccAGCCAGACTAGGTGCACCCATCAGCAGCGGCCTGAGTGACCTCTTTGACCTGACTAGTGGTGTGGGCACCCTATCAGGATCCTATGTAGCTCCCAAAGCT GTCTGGCTCCCCGCCATGAAAGCTAAAGGCCTGGAGATCTCAGGCACCTTCACCCGCCAGGTAGGCTCCATCTCCATGGACTTGCAGCTGACCAACAAGGCTCTTCAGGTCATGACAGACTTTGCCATACAGTTCAACCGGAACAG CTTTGGCCTGGCCCCTGCGGCCccactccaagtgcatgcaccactcaGCCCCAACCAGACTGTGGAGATCTCCTTGCCTCTTAACACGGTGGGCTCAGTCATGAAGATGGAACCTCTGAACAACCTTCAG GTGGCTGTGAAGAACAGCATTGATGTCTTCTACTTCAGCACCTTGTACCCGCTGCACATCCTCTTCGTGGAGGACGGGAAGATGG ACCGGCAGATGTTCCTGGCCACGTGGAAAGATATTCCCAATGAGAATGAAGCCCAGTTCCAAATCAGAGACTGTCCCCTCAATGCAG AGGCCGTGAGCAGTAAGCTGCAGAGTAGTAACGTCTTCACCATCGCCAAGAGGACCGTTGAGGGCCAGGACATGCTCTACCAGTCCCTGAAGCTGACCAATGGCATCTGGGTGCTGGCAGAGCTGCGGGTCCAGCCAGGCAACCCCAACCTCACG GACTTGGAG CTGTCCTTGAAGTGTCGAGCACCAGAGGTTTCCCAGCACGTGTACCAGGCCTACGAGACCATCCTCAAGAACTGA